A single region of the Streptomyces sp. ITFR-16 genome encodes:
- a CDS encoding sugar ABC transporter substrate-binding protein, whose amino-acid sequence MRTIRAAAAATLAISIAAGVTGCGGGSSASGGSNDSPKTLTYWASNQGPSIEADKKILTPELKKFEKQTGIKVKLEVVPWADLLNRILAATTSGQGPDVLNIGNTWSASLQATGALLPWDKANFDAIGGRDRFVDSAVASAGAEGKDPSAVPLYSLAYALYYNKKSFADAGITKPPATWDELVEDGKKLSRDGKWGLGAEGANLSNNIHQTFVLGQQHGADFFDAEGKATFTSDGAVAAVKQYIDFMAKDKIIAPGNAEYAQNQSLTDFAKGKTAMVLWQAAASTFASQGMKPEDWGAAPVPVASGTPGQGKNVNSMVAGINMAVFKNTKNIDGAKKFVKFMTSDDEQKLLNKTYGSIPPVKTAQADAAFSAPDLAVLRDTLAKSAAPLPQVPNESQFETAVGTAVKELWADAAAGRPVTTESVKARLEKAQQTMQQ is encoded by the coding sequence ATGCGCACCATCAGAGCCGCAGCAGCCGCCACCCTCGCGATCTCCATCGCCGCCGGAGTCACCGGCTGCGGAGGCGGTTCGTCCGCGAGCGGCGGCAGCAACGATTCACCCAAGACCCTCACGTACTGGGCCTCCAACCAGGGTCCCAGCATCGAGGCCGACAAGAAGATCCTGACGCCCGAGCTGAAGAAGTTCGAGAAGCAGACCGGCATCAAGGTCAAGCTCGAGGTCGTGCCGTGGGCCGACCTGCTCAACCGGATCCTCGCGGCCACCACGTCGGGTCAGGGCCCGGACGTGCTGAACATCGGCAACACCTGGTCGGCCTCGCTCCAGGCGACCGGTGCGCTGCTCCCGTGGGACAAGGCCAACTTCGACGCGATCGGCGGCCGGGACCGTTTCGTCGACTCGGCCGTGGCCTCGGCCGGCGCGGAGGGCAAGGACCCCTCCGCGGTGCCGCTGTACTCCCTCGCGTACGCCCTGTACTACAACAAGAAGAGCTTCGCCGACGCGGGCATCACCAAGCCCCCGGCCACCTGGGACGAGCTGGTCGAGGACGGCAAGAAGCTCTCCAGGGACGGCAAGTGGGGCCTGGGCGCGGAGGGCGCCAACCTCTCCAACAACATCCACCAGACCTTCGTCCTGGGCCAGCAGCACGGCGCGGACTTCTTCGACGCCGAGGGCAAGGCGACCTTCACCTCCGACGGCGCCGTCGCGGCCGTGAAGCAGTACATCGACTTCATGGCCAAGGACAAGATCATCGCTCCGGGCAACGCGGAGTACGCCCAGAACCAGTCGCTCACCGACTTCGCCAAGGGCAAGACCGCGATGGTCCTGTGGCAGGCCGCCGCCTCCACCTTCGCCTCCCAGGGCATGAAGCCCGAGGACTGGGGCGCGGCTCCGGTACCCGTCGCCTCCGGCACCCCCGGCCAGGGCAAGAACGTCAACTCCATGGTCGCCGGCATCAACATGGCGGTGTTCAAGAACACCAAGAACATCGACGGCGCCAAGAAGTTCGTCAAGTTCATGACGAGCGACGACGAGCAGAAGCTGCTCAACAAGACCTACGGATCGATCCCGCCGGTCAAGACCGCCCAGGCCGACGCCGCGTTCTCGGCACCCGACCTCGCGGTGCTGCGCGACACGCTGGCCAAGAGCGCGGCCCCGCTGCCGCAGGTGCCCAACGAGTCGCAGTTCGAGACCGCCGTCGGTACGGCCGTCAAGGAGCTGTGGGCCGACGCCGCGGCAGGACGCCCCGTGACCACCGAATCCGTCAAGGCGCGCCTGGAAAAGGCCCAGCAGACGATGCAGCAGTAA
- a CDS encoding LacI family DNA-binding transcriptional regulator has translation MTDDLRPAGTPTLEDVARAAGVSRATVSRVINGVRNVDPVIQEAVRRAVSLTGYAPNRAARSLVTRRTDAIALVVSGAGVETEPEEGALPAGTGGAADGAEPGSGSSFTAQVFADPFFGRVVTGVVNYLRPRGMHPVLMFAETSRAREDVVSFLRQGSADGALVVSTHAEDPLPGLLTDAGLPAVLYARPARPVRISYVDLAHQDGAGLAAEHLLSRGCRRIATITGPLDVPAGQERLAGFRDTMARRGHPYIPIVEGQFTQESGEAAMERLLVEHPDLDGVFAANDLMAMGACHVLREHGKRVPEDVAVVGFDDSSAASACRPPLTTVRQPVEAMAAEMARLLIERLSKPDGAATSVIFEPALVVRDSA, from the coding sequence ATGACGGATGATCTGCGACCGGCCGGAACACCCACCCTTGAGGACGTGGCGAGGGCGGCCGGTGTCTCCCGCGCCACCGTCTCCCGGGTGATCAACGGCGTACGGAATGTCGACCCGGTGATCCAGGAGGCCGTGCGCCGGGCGGTCTCCCTCACCGGGTACGCGCCCAACCGTGCGGCCCGCTCCCTGGTGACCCGGCGCACCGACGCCATCGCGCTGGTGGTGTCGGGCGCGGGGGTCGAGACCGAACCCGAGGAGGGGGCTCTGCCGGCCGGGACCGGCGGGGCAGCGGACGGGGCGGAGCCCGGCAGCGGCTCCTCGTTCACGGCGCAGGTCTTCGCCGACCCGTTCTTCGGCCGCGTGGTGACCGGGGTGGTCAACTATCTGCGCCCGCGCGGGATGCACCCGGTGCTGATGTTCGCCGAGACGTCACGGGCCCGCGAGGACGTGGTGTCCTTCCTGCGCCAGGGCAGCGCGGACGGCGCCCTGGTCGTCTCGACCCATGCGGAGGACCCGCTGCCGGGCCTGCTCACGGACGCGGGACTGCCCGCCGTCCTCTACGCACGGCCCGCCCGCCCCGTCCGCATCAGCTATGTCGACCTCGCCCATCAGGACGGCGCGGGGCTCGCCGCCGAGCATCTGCTGTCCCGGGGCTGTCGCCGCATCGCGACGATCACCGGGCCGCTGGACGTGCCGGCGGGCCAGGAGCGGCTGGCCGGTTTCCGCGACACGATGGCGCGGCGCGGGCATCCGTACATCCCGATCGTCGAGGGGCAGTTCACCCAGGAGAGCGGCGAGGCCGCGATGGAGCGCCTGCTGGTGGAACACCCCGACCTGGACGGGGTGTTCGCGGCCAACGACCTGATGGCGATGGGCGCCTGCCATGTGCTGCGGGAACACGGCAAACGGGTGCCCGAGGACGTCGCGGTGGTCGGCTTCGACGACAGCAGCGCGGCATCCGCCTGCCGGCCCCCGCTGACCACGGTCCGCCAGCCGGTCGAGGCGATGGCGGCCGAGATGGCGCGGCTGCTGATCGAACGCCTGTCGAAGCCGGACGGGGCGGCGACCTCGGTGATCTTCGAACCGGCACTGGTGGTGCGCGACTCCGCGTAG
- a CDS encoding transglycosylase family protein: MAANGRHRRYQPSRINRASLTVTAGGAGIALPLITAASAGAASGDVWDKVAACESTSNWHINTGNGYFGGLQFTRSTWAAYGGTVYAPRADLATRDQQIAIAEKVLKGQGPGAWPVCSGKAGLTRGGETPDISPQTARSKQVGTPKKAAPKTPKAHTSSAPATPTTVPGKRESYTVTPGDSLSGIAADRHLDGGWQRLYAVNRKVVGEDPDLIFPGQRLSLDPAGTPRTAEAAPRTDPKPTARSRETAAPKQAAPPKKQPTQQAKPAPAKTHTQQARPQPKKTQSHKPERAEKHSGLIAPVAARTGTPYHQAGAWSSGYHTGVDFPVPTGTSVKAMASGTVVSAGWAGPYGYQIVIRHSDGKYSQYAHLSSLLVRGGQHVGGGQRIARSGATGNVTGPHLHFEVRTGPEYGSDIDPLAYLRAGGVKV, from the coding sequence ATGGCCGCGAACGGACGGCACCGCAGATATCAGCCGAGCCGCATCAACCGTGCCTCGCTCACGGTCACCGCGGGCGGTGCGGGCATCGCGCTCCCGCTGATCACGGCCGCATCGGCCGGCGCGGCATCGGGAGACGTATGGGACAAGGTCGCCGCGTGCGAGTCCACCAGCAACTGGCACATCAACACCGGCAACGGCTACTTCGGCGGACTGCAGTTCACCCGGTCCACCTGGGCGGCCTACGGCGGTACGGTCTACGCGCCGCGTGCCGACCTGGCCACCCGGGACCAGCAGATCGCCATCGCCGAGAAGGTCCTGAAGGGGCAGGGCCCCGGAGCCTGGCCGGTCTGCTCCGGGAAGGCGGGCCTGACGCGGGGCGGTGAAACGCCGGACATCAGCCCGCAGACCGCCCGCTCGAAGCAGGTCGGGACGCCGAAGAAGGCGGCCCCCAAGACCCCGAAGGCCCATACGTCCTCGGCGCCCGCCACACCGACCACGGTGCCGGGCAAGCGGGAGTCGTACACCGTCACGCCCGGCGACTCGCTCTCCGGGATCGCGGCCGACCGGCATCTCGACGGCGGCTGGCAGCGGCTCTACGCGGTCAACCGCAAGGTGGTCGGCGAGGACCCGGACCTCATCTTCCCGGGCCAGCGCCTGAGCCTCGACCCGGCCGGGACCCCGAGGACGGCCGAGGCCGCTCCGAGGACGGACCCGAAGCCCACGGCCCGGTCCAGGGAGACGGCCGCCCCGAAGCAGGCGGCGCCCCCGAAGAAGCAGCCCACCCAGCAGGCGAAGCCGGCGCCCGCCAAGACGCACACGCAGCAGGCCAGGCCGCAGCCGAAGAAGACTCAGAGCCACAAGCCCGAGCGGGCCGAGAAGCACTCCGGCCTGATCGCCCCGGTCGCCGCCCGCACCGGCACGCCGTACCACCAGGCCGGAGCCTGGTCCAGCGGCTATCACACCGGCGTCGACTTCCCCGTGCCCACGGGCACGTCGGTCAAGGCGATGGCCTCCGGCACGGTCGTCTCGGCGGGCTGGGCGGGGCCGTACGGCTACCAGATCGTCATCCGGCACAGCGACGGGAAGTACAGCCAGTACGCGCATCTGTCGTCGCTGCTGGTGCGCGGCGGCCAGCACGTAGGCGGCGGCCAGCGGATCGCCCGCTCCGGCGCCACCGGCAACGTCACGGGGCCGCATCTGCACTTCGAGGTCCGCACCGGCCCCGAATACGGCTCCGACATCGACCCGCTGGCCTACCTGAGAGCGGGCGGCGTCAAGGTCTGA
- a CDS encoding sugar ABC transporter permease gives MTATVTTDSRTEKSDRVTSRGTGGARRRLPRIPDRIRQGGLPYLLLLPAVLLELLVHVIPMVIGIVMSFRQLTQFYINNWGGAPWTGFDNFKIAVDINAPIGEALLHSFFVTCVFTFFAVGLAWLFGVAAAIMLQENFRGRGFLRAVFLVPYALPVYAAVITWAFMFQRDNGLINHVLHDQLGLTDQPSFWLIGDNSIYALIIVSVWKGWPFAFLIVMAGLQNIPRELYEAASIDGAGIWQQIRKITLPSLRPVNQVLVLVLFLWTFNDFNTPYVLFGKAAPENADLISIHIYQSSFVTWNFGTGSAMSVLLLLFLLVVTAVYLFITSRGRKGADA, from the coding sequence ATGACCGCCACCGTGACCACCGACAGCCGCACGGAAAAGTCGGACAGGGTGACGAGCCGGGGCACCGGGGGTGCGCGCAGGAGACTGCCGCGCATCCCCGACCGGATCCGCCAGGGCGGACTGCCCTATCTCCTGCTCCTGCCGGCCGTTCTGCTCGAACTCCTCGTCCATGTGATCCCGATGGTCATCGGGATCGTGATGAGCTTCCGCCAGCTCACGCAGTTCTACATCAACAACTGGGGCGGGGCGCCCTGGACCGGCTTCGACAACTTCAAGATCGCCGTCGACATCAACGCCCCGATCGGCGAGGCACTGCTCCACTCGTTCTTCGTCACCTGCGTCTTCACCTTCTTCGCCGTCGGCCTGGCGTGGCTGTTCGGTGTCGCGGCGGCGATCATGCTGCAGGAGAACTTCCGCGGCCGCGGCTTCCTGCGGGCCGTCTTCCTCGTCCCGTACGCCCTGCCGGTCTACGCGGCCGTCATCACCTGGGCCTTCATGTTCCAGCGGGACAACGGCCTGATCAACCACGTGCTCCACGACCAGCTCGGGCTCACCGACCAGCCCTCGTTCTGGCTGATCGGCGACAACAGCATCTACGCGCTGATCATCGTCTCGGTCTGGAAGGGCTGGCCGTTCGCCTTCCTCATCGTGATGGCCGGGCTCCAGAACATCCCGCGCGAGCTGTACGAGGCCGCCTCGATCGACGGCGCCGGCATCTGGCAGCAGATCCGCAAGATCACACTGCCCTCGCTGCGCCCGGTCAACCAGGTCCTGGTGCTCGTCCTGTTCCTGTGGACGTTCAACGACTTCAACACCCCGTACGTGCTGTTCGGGAAGGCGGCTCCGGAGAACGCGGATCTCATCTCGATCCACATCTACCAGTCGTCGTTCGTCACCTGGAACTTCGGCACCGGCTCGGCCATGTCCGTACTCCTGCTGCTGTTCCTGCTGGTCGTGACGGCCGTCTACCTGTTCATCACCTCACGCGGAAGGAAGGGTGCCGATGCCTAG
- a CDS encoding carbohydrate ABC transporter permease, whose translation MPSHAQPAALPRAPKSSSRRRSPMAAPQSFLWTRRVILTFLAAFALLPVYVMVSSSLKPLQDVSGKFHWIPSGLTVKPYFDIWDTVPLARYFVNSLIVAGTATVLSVIIAVFSAYAVSRYKFRGKRVFTVTVLSTQMFPGILFLLPLFLIFVNIGNSTGIALYGSRGGLILTYLTFSLPFSIWMLIGYFDSIPKDLDEAALVDGCGPLGALFRVVVPAAVPGIVAVAVYAFMTAWGEVLFASVMTNDTTRTLAVGLQGYATQNDVYWNQVMAASLVVSVPIVAGFLLLQRYLVAGLTAGAVK comes from the coding sequence ATGCCTAGCCATGCCCAGCCGGCCGCACTGCCCCGGGCCCCGAAGTCCTCGTCACGGCGGCGGTCCCCGATGGCGGCGCCGCAGTCCTTCCTGTGGACCCGCCGCGTCATCCTGACCTTCCTGGCCGCCTTCGCGCTGCTGCCCGTCTATGTGATGGTCAGCAGCTCGCTCAAGCCGCTCCAGGACGTGTCGGGGAAGTTCCACTGGATCCCGTCCGGCCTCACCGTCAAGCCGTACTTCGACATCTGGGACACCGTCCCGCTCGCCCGGTACTTCGTCAACTCGCTGATCGTGGCGGGCACGGCGACGGTCCTCTCGGTGATCATCGCGGTGTTCTCGGCCTACGCCGTGAGCCGCTACAAGTTCCGCGGCAAGCGCGTCTTCACCGTCACGGTGCTCTCCACCCAGATGTTCCCGGGCATCCTCTTCCTGCTGCCGCTGTTCCTCATCTTCGTCAACATCGGCAACAGCACGGGCATCGCCCTGTACGGCTCGCGCGGCGGACTGATCCTCACGTATCTGACGTTCTCGCTGCCGTTCTCCATCTGGATGCTCATCGGCTACTTCGACTCGATCCCCAAGGACCTGGACGAGGCCGCGCTGGTCGACGGCTGCGGACCGCTCGGCGCCCTGTTCCGGGTCGTCGTGCCGGCCGCCGTGCCCGGCATCGTCGCGGTCGCCGTGTACGCGTTCATGACGGCGTGGGGCGAGGTGCTCTTCGCCTCCGTGATGACCAACGACACCACCCGCACGCTCGCCGTCGGTCTGCAGGGCTACGCCACACAGAACGACGTCTACTGGAACCAGGTCATGGCCGCCTCGCTCGTCGTCAGCGTGCCGATCGTCGCCGGCTTCCTGCTCCTGCAGCGCTACCTGGTCGCCGGCCTCACCGCGGGAGCCGTCAAGTGA
- a CDS encoding DMT family transporter has translation MVYMSSLALSVLLSLVSAVAYAAGAIVQERVATASDGRSLAPLRNRIWWAAVALNGVGAVLHVVALAYGPLSLVQPLGALTIVFALPMAALFVRRRAGATAWRGAVMATAGLAGLLALTGGSEAHSLGGPQQLMLAVVTFGAVAALMLVSKAMRRPVMRSVVLAGAAGVAFGIASVFTKTVAMQWTSGSVGAGLPTLLVIAALAGAGLLLSQAAYRGAGLTAPLATVTVVNPVSAAAVGITLFGEQFRHGTLGTVLALACGALAAGGLIMLTTERMGAERLAAGQATTDGQEPETVAGTGAGRGREAQAVDGTGAGTASGGPASGDRPDNASVASPAPPASGEDAGDFAGPAGAPVPAGALPQPVRTAPAVVVELPGPVSPQTAPVVPPLPVRMPLELRVGQVKFGPAPRPQPGAGRRGGLPAGSAASAAATAPGAEGADGGALQTLTPPALR, from the coding sequence GTGGTGTACATGAGTTCCCTCGCGCTGTCCGTGCTGCTGTCACTGGTCTCCGCGGTCGCCTATGCGGCCGGGGCGATCGTCCAGGAGCGCGTGGCCACGGCCTCCGACGGCCGCTCCCTCGCCCCGCTGCGCAACAGGATCTGGTGGGCGGCGGTGGCGCTGAACGGCGTGGGCGCGGTGCTGCACGTCGTGGCGCTGGCGTACGGTCCGCTCAGCCTCGTGCAGCCGCTGGGCGCGCTGACGATCGTCTTCGCCCTGCCGATGGCCGCTCTCTTCGTACGGCGCAGGGCCGGGGCCACGGCCTGGCGCGGCGCGGTCATGGCGACCGCGGGTCTGGCGGGGCTGCTCGCGCTGACCGGCGGCTCCGAGGCGCACAGCCTGGGCGGCCCGCAGCAGTTGATGCTCGCCGTCGTGACGTTCGGCGCGGTGGCGGCGCTCATGCTGGTCTCGAAGGCGATGCGCCGGCCGGTGATGCGGAGTGTGGTGCTTGCCGGGGCGGCCGGGGTCGCGTTCGGTATCGCCTCGGTGTTCACGAAGACCGTCGCCATGCAGTGGACCTCGGGCTCCGTGGGGGCCGGGCTGCCGACCCTGCTGGTGATCGCGGCTCTCGCGGGGGCCGGGCTGCTGCTCTCGCAGGCCGCCTATCGCGGTGCGGGGCTGACGGCTCCGCTCGCCACGGTGACCGTGGTGAACCCGGTGTCGGCGGCGGCCGTCGGCATCACGCTGTTCGGCGAGCAGTTCCGGCACGGCACCCTGGGCACGGTGCTCGCGCTGGCCTGCGGCGCGCTCGCGGCCGGCGGGCTGATCATGCTCACCACGGAGCGGATGGGCGCGGAGCGCCTCGCCGCGGGGCAGGCCACCACCGATGGCCAGGAGCCGGAAACCGTGGCCGGTACGGGCGCGGGCCGCGGGCGGGAAGCGCAGGCCGTGGACGGTACGGGCGCGGGCACGGCGTCCGGCGGCCCCGCCTCCGGGGACCGGCCGGACAACGCGTCCGTCGCCTCCCCCGCTCCCCCGGCCTCCGGTGAGGACGCGGGGGATTTCGCCGGGCCCGCCGGAGCACCGGTCCCGGCGGGCGCCCTGCCGCAGCCGGTCCGGACGGCTCCGGCCGTGGTGGTGGAGCTTCCCGGGCCCGTGAGCCCGCAGACTGCCCCCGTCGTCCCGCCGCTGCCTGTGCGGATGCCCCTGGAGCTGCGGGTGGGCCAGGTGAAGTTCGGCCCGGCCCCTCGTCCGCAGCCCGGAGCAGGGCGAAGGGGCGGGTTGCCCGCCGGGTCCGCCGCCTCTGCCGCCGCGACCGCCCCCGGCGCGGAGGGCGCTGACGGCGGCGCCCTTCAGACCTTGACGCCGCCCGCTCTCAGGTAG
- a CDS encoding glycoside hydrolase family 3 C-terminal domain-containing protein, with the protein MTDEEIDPLLEKLDAAQKVRLLTGASTWRTQGEPAVGLRPLTLSDGPAGVRGETWDERETSLVLPSPTALAASWDERLLTDLGALLAGEARRKGVDVLLAPTLNLHRSPLGGRHFECFSEDPLLTGRTGAALVRGVQSGGVAATAKHFVGNDAETDRLNVDVRMDERTLHEVYLAPFEEVVRAGVWAVMSAYNKVGGITMSASPLLADPLKEEWGFEGPVVSDWGGLRTLLDSARSAQDLAMPGPQGPWAAGLLAALEQGLVSAEAVDGKVRRLLRLAGQVSALGSPRPVWRPVVAPDVQRALLRRAVSAGSVLLRNEGGLLPLDPAALRSVAVIGPHATGVRIQGGGSAEVFPEAVVTPLAGIREALDGVAAVTYRPGLPPSGRPEPLGRDRSRDPRDGEPGVLVRLLDADGAELHAEHRLSGRIVEPSVMVEGAASVEIRALFRPPMGGEWTWAVGGWGDISLSVDGREVLSGTFPLDSDDPTRVHVAPPLHPAAADLVAGREVEVVARRALAPGSGVATVLAAAPPAGDAAAALADAVAAARAAEVAVVVVGTTEQSESEGHDRESLDLPAGQDALVRAVVRANPRTVVVVNAGGPVALPWHSRVPALLLAWFPGQEAGGGLADVLFGRAEPGGRLPTTWGVAQEDVPVLDTVPAADGCLRYEEGLHIGYRAWLRSGATPAYWFGHGLGYTDWAYEELTAPAAVAAGESFEVRVRVRNTGRRRGREVVQVYLSRSRSAVERPVRRLIGYAAVEAEPGGSAVAVVRVSGRALAHWSAARHGWETEAGDFTLLGGRSAGDLPLTATLTAHAPRTTAGNGSGSGSDRDGERSPLML; encoded by the coding sequence ATGACGGACGAAGAGATCGATCCGCTGCTGGAGAAGCTCGACGCGGCGCAGAAGGTGCGCCTGCTGACCGGTGCGAGCACCTGGCGCACGCAGGGCGAACCGGCGGTCGGACTGCGCCCCCTCACGCTCTCCGACGGACCCGCCGGGGTGCGCGGCGAGACCTGGGACGAGCGCGAGACCTCGCTCGTCCTGCCCTCCCCCACCGCGCTCGCCGCGTCCTGGGACGAGCGGCTGCTGACCGATCTCGGCGCGCTGCTCGCCGGGGAGGCGAGACGCAAGGGCGTCGACGTCCTTCTCGCCCCCACCCTGAACCTGCACCGGTCGCCGCTGGGCGGGCGGCACTTCGAGTGCTTCTCCGAGGACCCGCTGCTCACCGGGCGCACCGGGGCGGCCCTCGTCAGGGGCGTCCAGTCGGGCGGGGTCGCGGCCACCGCCAAGCACTTCGTGGGCAACGACGCCGAGACGGACCGGCTGAATGTCGACGTACGGATGGACGAACGGACCCTGCACGAGGTCTATCTCGCCCCCTTCGAGGAGGTCGTGCGGGCCGGGGTCTGGGCGGTGATGTCCGCCTACAACAAGGTCGGTGGCATCACCATGTCCGCCTCGCCGCTGCTGGCGGATCCACTGAAGGAGGAGTGGGGGTTCGAGGGGCCGGTGGTCTCCGACTGGGGCGGGCTGCGCACCCTGCTGGACAGCGCGCGCTCCGCGCAGGACCTGGCGATGCCGGGTCCGCAGGGACCGTGGGCGGCGGGCCTGCTCGCCGCACTGGAACAGGGGCTCGTCTCCGCCGAGGCGGTCGACGGCAAGGTCCGCAGGCTGCTGCGGCTGGCGGGCCAGGTGTCGGCGCTGGGCTCGCCCCGGCCGGTGTGGCGGCCCGTGGTGGCGCCGGACGTACAGCGGGCGCTGCTGCGCAGGGCGGTCTCGGCCGGTTCGGTGCTGCTCCGCAACGAGGGCGGGCTGCTGCCGCTGGACCCGGCCGCGCTGCGCTCGGTCGCGGTGATCGGTCCGCACGCCACCGGCGTACGCATTCAGGGCGGGGGCAGCGCGGAGGTGTTCCCCGAGGCGGTGGTGACGCCGCTGGCCGGGATCCGGGAGGCGCTGGACGGGGTGGCGGCGGTGACGTACCGGCCGGGTCTGCCGCCGTCCGGGCGGCCCGAGCCCCTCGGCCGCGACCGGTCGCGCGATCCGCGCGACGGCGAACCCGGTGTGCTGGTGCGGCTGCTGGACGCGGACGGCGCCGAACTCCACGCGGAGCACCGGCTGTCCGGCCGCATCGTGGAGCCCTCGGTGATGGTGGAGGGCGCGGCGTCCGTGGAGATCCGGGCACTGTTCCGGCCTCCCATGGGCGGGGAGTGGACCTGGGCGGTGGGCGGCTGGGGGGACATCTCGCTGTCCGTCGACGGCCGGGAGGTGCTGTCGGGCACGTTCCCGCTGGACAGCGACGACCCGACCCGGGTCCATGTCGCCCCGCCCCTGCACCCCGCCGCGGCCGACCTGGTCGCGGGCCGCGAGGTGGAGGTGGTCGCGCGGCGCGCGCTCGCCCCCGGGTCGGGGGTGGCGACCGTCCTGGCCGCCGCTCCGCCCGCCGGGGACGCGGCCGCCGCGCTGGCCGACGCCGTGGCCGCCGCGCGGGCGGCGGAGGTCGCGGTGGTGGTCGTGGGCACGACGGAGCAGAGCGAGTCGGAGGGGCACGACCGCGAGAGCCTGGACCTCCCGGCGGGGCAGGACGCGCTCGTACGGGCCGTCGTGCGGGCCAACCCGCGCACGGTGGTCGTGGTGAACGCGGGCGGCCCGGTCGCCCTGCCCTGGCACTCCCGGGTGCCCGCGCTGCTGCTCGCCTGGTTCCCGGGCCAGGAGGCGGGCGGCGGTCTGGCCGACGTCCTGTTCGGCCGGGCGGAACCGGGTGGCCGGCTGCCGACCACCTGGGGCGTCGCCCAGGAGGACGTACCGGTCCTGGACACGGTCCCGGCGGCCGACGGGTGCCTCCGCTACGAGGAGGGCCTGCACATCGGATACCGGGCCTGGCTGCGGTCCGGGGCCACGCCGGCCTACTGGTTCGGCCACGGGCTCGGCTACACGGACTGGGCGTACGAGGAGCTGACGGCTCCGGCGGCGGTGGCGGCCGGGGAGTCCTTCGAGGTACGGGTGAGGGTGCGCAACACCGGGCGGCGGCGCGGGCGCGAGGTGGTCCAGGTCTATCTGTCCCGGAGCCGGTCGGCGGTCGAGCGGCCGGTGCGCCGGCTGATCGGGTACGCGGCCGTCGAGGCGGAGCCGGGCGGGAGCGCGGTCGCGGTGGTGCGGGTGTCCGGGAGGGCGCTGGCGCACTGGTCCGCCGCGCGGCACGGCTGGGAGACGGAGGCCGGTGACTTCACGCTGCTGGGGGGCCGTTCGGCGGGCGATCTGCCGCTCACCGCCACGCTGACGGCGCACGCCCCGCGCACCACGGCGGGCAACGGCTCCGGCAGCGGTTCGGATCGTGATGGAGAGCGCTCTCCGCTGATGCTATAA
- a CDS encoding ROK family transcriptional regulator, with protein MAERNRRTVRDLRRGNRARVLQRLYFDGPLSRQELGPATGLSSGSISNVVAELAAEGLLEEAGVVDSDGGRPRTLLRVAPGGGLLIGIDIGETRIRVELFDLSLTELARTERLLAQHGYDVNRIVGHVRSGVADVLRDAGADPRRLLGIGIGVPGIIERDPPEGAVGDVGSVVHGQTIDWSAVPFERLLRDAVRVPPEVPFFIDNGAKTLGQAEMWFGGGRGAGASAIALIGSGVGACVNHGDLLDEDRSSQALEWGHTTVQLRGRRCRCGSIGCLEAYAGAEAMRERWHEAGGPLPADADDETALAALLAAAYPGAGGEPDPLAVSLLDETAECLGAALGDLINLFLPERILLGGWAGLLIGPHLLPDIRAYAQKYALTHAAARTTIELGRLGPDAVTVGAATLPLADFLARGGSRPSREPQPAAPAPGFRTAADVVRSRELPRTTSEATG; from the coding sequence ATGGCTGAGCGCAACAGACGGACCGTGCGTGACCTGCGCCGGGGCAACCGGGCGAGGGTATTGCAACGGTTGTATTTCGACGGCCCGCTGAGCCGCCAGGAGCTGGGTCCGGCCACCGGGCTGAGTTCGGGTTCCATCAGCAACGTCGTCGCGGAACTCGCCGCGGAGGGCCTCCTGGAGGAGGCCGGGGTCGTCGACTCCGACGGCGGCCGTCCCCGCACCCTGCTGCGCGTCGCCCCCGGCGGCGGCCTCCTGATCGGCATCGACATCGGCGAGACCCGGATCAGGGTGGAGCTCTTCGACCTCTCCCTGACCGAACTCGCCCGCACCGAACGGCTGCTGGCACAGCACGGCTACGACGTCAACCGCATCGTCGGCCATGTCCGCAGCGGGGTCGCCGACGTACTGAGGGACGCCGGAGCCGATCCGCGCCGGCTGCTCGGCATCGGCATCGGCGTGCCCGGCATCATCGAGCGCGACCCGCCCGAGGGCGCCGTCGGCGATGTGGGGTCCGTGGTGCACGGGCAGACCATCGACTGGAGCGCCGTCCCCTTCGAGCGGCTGCTCAGGGACGCCGTACGGGTGCCGCCCGAGGTCCCCTTCTTCATCGACAACGGTGCCAAGACGCTCGGCCAGGCCGAGATGTGGTTCGGCGGCGGGCGGGGCGCGGGGGCCTCGGCCATCGCCCTGATCGGATCCGGAGTCGGCGCCTGTGTGAACCACGGCGACCTCCTCGACGAGGACCGCAGCAGCCAGGCCCTCGAATGGGGCCACACCACCGTCCAACTGCGCGGCCGCCGCTGCCGGTGCGGCTCCATCGGCTGTCTGGAGGCGTACGCGGGCGCCGAGGCGATGCGCGAGCGCTGGCACGAGGCGGGGGGCCCGCTGCCGGCCGACGCCGACGACGAGACCGCGCTCGCCGCCCTGCTCGCCGCCGCCTACCCGGGCGCCGGCGGCGAACCCGACCCGCTGGCCGTCTCCCTGCTCGACGAGACGGCGGAGTGCCTGGGCGCGGCGCTGGGCGACCTGATCAACCTCTTCCTGCCCGAACGCATCCTGCTCGGAGGCTGGGCCGGCCTGCTGATCGGCCCGCATCTGCTGCCCGACATCCGCGCGTACGCCCAAAAGTACGCGCTGACGCACGCGGCGGCCCGCACCACGATCGAGCTGGGCCGGCTGGGTCCCGACGCGGTCACGGTCGGCGCCGCCACCCTGCCGCTGGCCGACTTCCTGGCCCGGGGCGGCAGCCGCCCGTCCCGCGAACCGCAGCCCGCCGCCCCGGCACCGGGCTTCCGCACCGCCGCAGACGTGGTGCGCAGCAGGGAACTGCCCCGGACGACCTCGGAGGCGACGGGGTGA